In one window of Musa acuminata AAA Group cultivar baxijiao chromosome BXJ3-2, Cavendish_Baxijiao_AAA, whole genome shotgun sequence DNA:
- the LOC135631570 gene encoding uncharacterized protein LOC135631570: MFPASAVPLLLRFAAAAITGAAAFVALRSVHREEAVAALRRDVRDALRRLDEPPAVLVTGFKAHGKSALINTACRALAAEAGPVLLRTETAPRGPGGATLARLVVRAAVARGSSEEEEEEEEGGGSEDEEDAVVEMVDGPALPEPGMLTRSDVEAAVCGCPGNPPPDCVILVLRCGGPSKESRVAVKKLADIATVVRERGLQFVVVLTHKKHIKSKRQAEELRREIALRARTDCVYFIENYTAGNMLHLRRPWTSKNNFETHFTVLTMMRQCIEFTKLHRSNLARKANDNANSSRLL; this comes from the exons ATGTTCCCAGCGAGCGCGGTGCCCCTCCTCCTCAGGTTCGCCGCCGCTGCGATCACCGGAGCGGCGGCGTTCGTCGCCCTCAGGAGCGTCCACCGGGAGGAGGCCGTCGCTGCGCTGCGCCGTGACGTTCGCGACGCCCTCCGCCGCCTCGATGAGCCTCCCGCGGTCCTGGTCACGGGGTTCAAGGCCCACGGGAAGAGCGCCCTCATCAACACCGCGTGCCGTGCCCTCGCCGCTGAGGCCGGGCCGGTGCTCCTCCGGACTGAGACGGCCCCGCGGGGCCCTGGAGGCGCTACACTCGCCCGCCTAGTCGTCCGTGCTGCGGTGGCGAGGGGCagcagcgaggaggaggaggaggaggaggagggaggggggTCGGAGGACGAGGAagacgcggtggtggagatggtgGACGGCCCGGCCCTGCCGGAGCCGGGAATGCTAACGAGGTCGGACGTGGAAGCCGCCGTCTGCGGCTGCCCTGGCAACCCTCCGCCGGACTGCGTGATCCTGGTGCTCCGCTGCGGCGGACCATCGAAGGAAAGTCGCGTGGCGGTCAAAAAGCTGGCCGACATCGCTACCGTGGTCCGTGAAAGAG GCCTGCAATTCGTGGTCGTGCTAACCCACAAGAAGCACATAAAGAGTAAGAGGCAAGCCGAGGAACTCCGGCGGGAGATCGCCCTCCGAGCCCGAACAGACTGCGTCTACTTCATCGAAAACTACACCGCCGGCAACATGCTCCATCTCCGGCGTCCCTGGACGTCAAAGAACAACTTCGAGACGCATTTCACGGTGCTAACGATGATGAGACAGTGCATCGAGTTCACCAAGTTGCACCGCAGCAATTTGGCGCGGAAAGCCAATGACAACGCCAACAGCAGTAGGCTACTATAG
- the LOC135632033 gene encoding protein KINESIN LIGHT CHAIN-RELATED 2-like, translating to MPGIVMDGVGTNATPNGLNSSDIKENQTTSRSPISPSLKSAPSEALELVLDGCKDLSIEQLYHNVCEMESSSNESLSQQSFGSDGEESRIDSELCHLAGGEGDSVKSINQREENGMAAQKQENTSKTQSPNISSKKSRRPPGLRLKSDASMNSSTRAKSSPEKDDKSVAKLGSAVGRLKKQNKYPRGEPNWENGTQDPSEAGLENPDLGPFLLKHARDLIASNNAKRALKYALRAANSFEKCAGGMPSLDLVMSLHVVAAIYCNLGQYAEAVPVLHRSIEIPALEEGLEHALAKFSGYMLLGDTYAMLGHLGSSLQCYTEGLAIQSRALGDMDPRVGETCRYVAEAHVQALQFDEAERLCRKALDIHREKGETASLEEAADRRLMALICDAKGDHEAALEHLVSVSMALVANGQETEVASVDCSIGDIYLTLGRYEEAVFAYRKSLTVFKATKGENHPTVASVFVRLADLYNRIGKFRESKSHCENALRIYGKPIPGVSSEEVAAGLTNVSSIFESMNEHEQALKLLQKASKMYSNSPGHQNTIAGIEAQMGVLHYIRGDYDESYISFKNAITKLRACGEKKSAFFGVALNQMGLVCVQRFAIIEAAELFEEARSILEQEYGPFHPDTLGVYSNLAGTYDAMGRLDEAIEILEYVVGIREENLGTANPEVDDEKRRLAELLKEAGRVRNRKPRSLETLLDKNPHAMNKNTVTAVV from the exons ATGCCGGGAATCGTAATGGATGGAGTCGGTACGAACGCGACGCCAAATGGATTGAATTCTTCAGATATCAAAGAGAACCAGACCACATCAAGATCACCGATTTCTCCAAGCCTGAAGAGTGCGCCGAGTGAGGCTCTGGAACTTGTTCTTGACGGTTGCAAGGACCTCTCGATCGAGCAGCTGTATCATAACGTGTGTGAGATGGAGAGCTCCAGCAACGAATCACTATCTCAACAGAGCTTCGGCTCGGACGGTGAGGAGTCAAGAATCGACTCGGAGCTGTGTCATCTGGCAGGTGGGGAAGGGGACTCCGTGAAATCAATAAACCAGAGAGAGGAAAATGGGATGGCTGCACAGAAACAAGAGAATACCTCAAAGACCCAGTCCCCTAATATCTCGTCGAAGAAGTCGAGAAGGCCTCCTGGATTGCGACTGAAGTCTGATGCCTCCATGAATTCCAGCACTAGGGCCAAAAGCTCCCCTGAGAAAGACGATAAAAGTGTGGCGAAGCTTGGCTCTGCGGTGGGGCGTCTGAAGAAACAGAACAAGTACCCTAGAGGAGAGCCAAATTGGGAGAACGGAACCCAGGATCCATCGGAAGCAGGGCTGGAGAACCCAGACCTGGGGCCTTTCCTTCTTAAGCATGCGAGGGATTTGATTGCTTCCAATAATGCAAAAAGAGCTCTCAAGTATGCCCTCCGAGCAGCCAATTCATTCGAGAAATGCGCCGGCGGGATGCCCAGCTTGGACTTGGTCATGAGCCTCCACGTCGTAGCAGCGATCTACTGCAACCTAGGACAGTATGCGGAGGCTGTCCCGGTTCTTCACCGCTCGATTGAGATTCCAGCCCTTGAGGAAGGCCTAGAGCATGCACTTGCCAAGTTTTCTGGTTATATGCTGCTAGGTGACACATACGCCATGCTGGGGCACCTGGGGAGCTCCCTGCAGTGCTACACGGAAGGATTGGCGATTCAGAGTCGTGCGCTGGGTGATATGGATCCACGAGTCGGTGAAACTTGCCGCTACGTCGCCGAAGCTCATGTCCAAGCCCTCCAGTTTGATGAGGCCGAGAGGTTGTGCCGGAAGGCTCTTGACATACACAGAGAGAAGGGCGAAACCGCGTCTTTGGAAGAAGCAGCAGATAGGAGGCTCATGGCTCTCATTTGTGATGCCAAGGGAGATCATGAAGCGGCCCTGGAGCATCTAGTCTCGGTGAGCATGGCTTTGGTGGCCAATGGCCAGGAAACAGAGGTGGCTTCCGTTGACTGCAGCATCGGAGACATCTACCTCACGTTGGGACGATACGAGGAGGCGGTGTTTGCATACCGGAAGTCTCTGACCGTGTTTAAGGCCACCAAAGGGGAGAACCATCCAACAGTCGCGTCGGTCTTTGTTCGTCTTGCTGATTTATACAACAGGATCGGAAAGTTCAGGGAATCCAAGTCCCACTGCGAAAACGCTCTTCGAATCTACGGCAAGCCAATTCCCGGTGTATCCTCGGAGGAAGTCGCCGCCGGTCTGACCAATGTCTCTTCCATATTCGAGTCGATGAACGAGCATGAGCAGGCACTGAAGCTACTACAGAAGGCCTCGAAGATGTACAGTAACTCTCCTGGCCATCAAAACACCATCGCGGGCATCGAGGCACAGATGGGGGTGCTACACTACATCAGAGGCGACTACGACGAGTCCTATATTTCCTTCAAGAATGCCATCACCAAGCTGCGGGCATGCGGGGAGAAGAAGTCGGCTTTCTTTGGAGTTGCGTTGAACCAGATGGGCCTTGTTTGCGTTCAGAGGTTCGCAATCATCGAGGCCGCGGAGCTGTTCGAGGAAGCCAGGAGCATTCTTGAACAAGAGTATGGACCATTTCATCCGGACACATTAGGTGTGTACAGCAATCTCGCTGGAACTTACGATGCTATGGGAAG GTTGGACGAAGCCATTGAGATCCTGGAGTATGTTGTCGGGATAAGGGAGGAAAATTTGGGAACGGCCAACCCAGAGGTAGATGATGAGAAGAGGAGGTTGGCCGAGTTGCTGAAGGAGGCTGGCAGAGTGAGGAACAGGAAACCCAGGTCTCTGGAAACTCTGCTCGACAAGAATCCGCATGCTATGAACAAAAACACTGTTACTGCAGTGGTATGA
- the LOC135631856 gene encoding U-box domain-containing protein 5-like isoform X1: protein MGSDVTQTVKKLQDHCDVKANSSICLELMKILNRISLILPAIESSRPGSTCGIAELCSLNNSIDKAKLLLQHCAESSKLYLAITGEATLSRCERIKVSLINSLCQIQDMVPPLLACKIAEVLDYLRVTKFKVDSPEEEAGRALLDLLRRTDSSEDVEFKAFHIAASRLKLTSSKAILIERRSLNKLLDKLNGSDKKKEKILYYFMYLLKKHGKNVRQDGSEFKENGKAGSESIIIDTNRARSTSRSSNNDEPSIRGEAPIDIRQAAVPPEEFCCPISSRLMYDPVVIASGQTYERKYIEKWFDEGHDTCPRTRRKLVNLAVVPNSCMKDLIANWCRRRGISVPEPCSDCSPADFCGWEPSHSYSISSLKNVSAALLDGSVRHYYLQNDHSNVSVLSSDASYCSDSSQISGIKSTQDNQTHLFSWSDDYQQHQSFSNFNHEMFLRFFYRLLELPIDVQDKAVKKVKFLLESDEEICCAMLANGFAEALISFLKNAREEANVRAIRAGNQLFLAFLNENWVKISSLTEDALQLLVSFLDSDIRMEVLMLMQKLAQNPSCRSSIMAPGVVAPIIKSLDSEDTGLLELSLKILLDLSADEDVKSSILSSGCVTTLASFLTDGRLAHLCLKIIQNISHHEEGATTVVKAKACLAAIVELLDTGSKEEQEHAVDILYAICSKSYENCLLVMDEGVIPALVDINVNGNVKGQEIATRLLHLLRDVRRSDRFVNSYIKPESIPEPTANVVQHSADRVPLSRSLGVLGKKLRFFSKSGSSTPC from the exons ATGGGGAGTGATGTTACTCAAACTGTGAAAAAGCTACAAGATCATTGTGATGTCAAG GCCAACAGTTCAATATGTTTGGAGCTTATGAAGATATTGAACAGGATCAGTCTGATTCTACCTGCAATAGAATCATCTCGACCAGGAAGTACTTGTGGGATAGCGGAGCTATGCTCTTTAAACAATTCAATTGACAAAGCAAAGCTACTTCTTCAGCACTGTGCTGAATCCAGCAAGCTTTATTTG GCAATAACAGGAGAAGCAACTTTATCCAGATGTGAAAGGATCAAGGTCTCATTAATTAATAGTTTATGTCAAATTCAAGATATGGTCCCGCCACTTTTAGCGTGTAAG ATTGCTGAAGTTCTAGACTACCTCAGAGTCACAAAGTTTAAAGTGGATTCTCCAGAAGAGGAGGCTGGCAGAGCTTTGCTAGATCTGCTTCGTCGGACGGACTCCAGCGAAGATGTAGAGTTTAAGGCTTTTCATATTGCTGCTTCAAGGTTAAAGCTGACATCTTCTAAGGCCATTTTAATAGAGAGAAGATCCTTGAATAAACTACTAGATAAATTGAATGGATctgataaaaaaaaggagaagatcctGTATTATTTTATGTACCTCCTGAAGAAGCATGGTAAGAATGTCAGGCAGGATGGTAGTGAGTTTAAGGAGAATGGCAAAGCAGGTAGTGAGAGTATTATAATAGATACAAACCGTGCCAGAAGTACTAGTCGTTCTTCAAACAATGATGAGCCAAGTATTCGAGGTGAGGCTCCAATTGATATACGTCAAGCTGCTGTACCTCCTGAGGAATTTTGTTGTCCGATTTCATCCAGATTGATGTATGATCCTGTAGTTATAGCCTCTGGACAGACATATGAAAGAAAGTACATAGAAAAATGGTTTGATGAGGGACATGATACATGTCCAAGGACTCGAAGAAAGCTGGTAAACCTTGCTGTGGTTCCAAATTCTTGCATGAAGGATCTTATTGCCAACTGGTGCAGGAGACGTGGCATCAGTGTTCCGGAACCATGCTCTGATTGCAGTCCTGCAGATTTTTGCGGCTGGGAACCTTCACATAGTTACTCCATATCAAGTTTGAAAAATGTTTCTGCAGCTCTTTTAGATGGAAGTGTCAGGCATTATTATCTTCAAAATGATCACAGCAATGTATCAGTTCTCTCATCTGATGCTAGCTACTGTTCAGATTCATCCCAAATTAGTGGCATCAAGAGCACACAGGATAACCAGACTCATTTGTTTTCGTGGAGTGATGATTATCAACAGCATCAGTCATTCTCCAATTTCAATCATGAAATGTTTCTGAGATTCTTTTATAGACTCTTGGAACTTCCAATTGATGTCCAAGACAAAGCAGTAAAAAAAGTGAAATTCCTTCTGGAAAGCGACGAGGAGATTTGTTGTGCTATGCTCGCTAATGGTTTTGCAGAAGCACTAATTAGCTTTCTGAAGAATGCACGTGAAGAGGCCAATGTACGAGCAATTAGAGCTGGAAATCAGCTATTTCTTGCTTTCCTGAATGAGAACTG GGTTAAAATCTCGTCCTTGACTGAGGATGCATTGCAGTTATTGGTATCTTTTCTTGATTCTGATATCAGGATGGAAGTTTTAATGCTGATGCAGAAACTGGCTCAGAATCCAAGCTGTAGATCCAGCATTATGGCACCTGGTGTTGTGGCTCCAATTATAAAATCTTTAGATTCAGAAGACACCGGGTTACTTGAACTATCTCTGAAAATTCTTCTTGATTTATCAGCTGATGAGGATGTAAAATCTTCTATTCTATCCTCTGGATGCGTAACAACTCTCGCTTCATTTCTGACGGATGGAAGACTAGCACATCTTTGCTTAAAGATCATCCAGAacataagtcaccatgaagagggTGCAACTACGGTAGTCAAAGCCAAAGCCTGTCTTGCTGCGATTGTAGAACTGCTTGATACTGGCAGCAAAGAAGAACAAGAGCATGCAGTGGATATCCTCTATGCCATATGTTCTAAGAGTTACGAAAATTGTCTGCTGGTCATGGACGAGGGGGTGATTCCAGCTCTTGTTGATATTAATGTTAATGGGAATGTCAAGGGCCAGGAGATTGCTACAAGGCTGCTCCATCTTCTGAGAGACGTCAGGCGTAGCGATCGTTTTGTCAATTCATATATCAAGCCTGAATCCATACCTGAACCAACAGCGAACGTTGTCCAACATTCTGCGGACAGAGTGCCGCTTTCTAGATCTCTTGGTGTACTTGGGAAGAAACTAAGATTCTTCTCAAAATCAGGGTCCTCGACTCCTTGTTAA
- the LOC135631856 gene encoding U-box domain-containing protein 7-like isoform X2, whose amino-acid sequence MGSDVTQTVKKLQDHCDVKAITGEATLSRCERIKVSLINSLCQIQDMVPPLLACKIAEVLDYLRVTKFKVDSPEEEAGRALLDLLRRTDSSEDVEFKAFHIAASRLKLTSSKAILIERRSLNKLLDKLNGSDKKKEKILYYFMYLLKKHGKNVRQDGSEFKENGKAGSESIIIDTNRARSTSRSSNNDEPSIRGEAPIDIRQAAVPPEEFCCPISSRLMYDPVVIASGQTYERKYIEKWFDEGHDTCPRTRRKLVNLAVVPNSCMKDLIANWCRRRGISVPEPCSDCSPADFCGWEPSHSYSISSLKNVSAALLDGSVRHYYLQNDHSNVSVLSSDASYCSDSSQISGIKSTQDNQTHLFSWSDDYQQHQSFSNFNHEMFLRFFYRLLELPIDVQDKAVKKVKFLLESDEEICCAMLANGFAEALISFLKNAREEANVRAIRAGNQLFLAFLNENWVKISSLTEDALQLLVSFLDSDIRMEVLMLMQKLAQNPSCRSSIMAPGVVAPIIKSLDSEDTGLLELSLKILLDLSADEDVKSSILSSGCVTTLASFLTDGRLAHLCLKIIQNISHHEEGATTVVKAKACLAAIVELLDTGSKEEQEHAVDILYAICSKSYENCLLVMDEGVIPALVDINVNGNVKGQEIATRLLHLLRDVRRSDRFVNSYIKPESIPEPTANVVQHSADRVPLSRSLGVLGKKLRFFSKSGSSTPC is encoded by the exons ATGGGGAGTGATGTTACTCAAACTGTGAAAAAGCTACAAGATCATTGTGATGTCAAG GCAATAACAGGAGAAGCAACTTTATCCAGATGTGAAAGGATCAAGGTCTCATTAATTAATAGTTTATGTCAAATTCAAGATATGGTCCCGCCACTTTTAGCGTGTAAG ATTGCTGAAGTTCTAGACTACCTCAGAGTCACAAAGTTTAAAGTGGATTCTCCAGAAGAGGAGGCTGGCAGAGCTTTGCTAGATCTGCTTCGTCGGACGGACTCCAGCGAAGATGTAGAGTTTAAGGCTTTTCATATTGCTGCTTCAAGGTTAAAGCTGACATCTTCTAAGGCCATTTTAATAGAGAGAAGATCCTTGAATAAACTACTAGATAAATTGAATGGATctgataaaaaaaaggagaagatcctGTATTATTTTATGTACCTCCTGAAGAAGCATGGTAAGAATGTCAGGCAGGATGGTAGTGAGTTTAAGGAGAATGGCAAAGCAGGTAGTGAGAGTATTATAATAGATACAAACCGTGCCAGAAGTACTAGTCGTTCTTCAAACAATGATGAGCCAAGTATTCGAGGTGAGGCTCCAATTGATATACGTCAAGCTGCTGTACCTCCTGAGGAATTTTGTTGTCCGATTTCATCCAGATTGATGTATGATCCTGTAGTTATAGCCTCTGGACAGACATATGAAAGAAAGTACATAGAAAAATGGTTTGATGAGGGACATGATACATGTCCAAGGACTCGAAGAAAGCTGGTAAACCTTGCTGTGGTTCCAAATTCTTGCATGAAGGATCTTATTGCCAACTGGTGCAGGAGACGTGGCATCAGTGTTCCGGAACCATGCTCTGATTGCAGTCCTGCAGATTTTTGCGGCTGGGAACCTTCACATAGTTACTCCATATCAAGTTTGAAAAATGTTTCTGCAGCTCTTTTAGATGGAAGTGTCAGGCATTATTATCTTCAAAATGATCACAGCAATGTATCAGTTCTCTCATCTGATGCTAGCTACTGTTCAGATTCATCCCAAATTAGTGGCATCAAGAGCACACAGGATAACCAGACTCATTTGTTTTCGTGGAGTGATGATTATCAACAGCATCAGTCATTCTCCAATTTCAATCATGAAATGTTTCTGAGATTCTTTTATAGACTCTTGGAACTTCCAATTGATGTCCAAGACAAAGCAGTAAAAAAAGTGAAATTCCTTCTGGAAAGCGACGAGGAGATTTGTTGTGCTATGCTCGCTAATGGTTTTGCAGAAGCACTAATTAGCTTTCTGAAGAATGCACGTGAAGAGGCCAATGTACGAGCAATTAGAGCTGGAAATCAGCTATTTCTTGCTTTCCTGAATGAGAACTG GGTTAAAATCTCGTCCTTGACTGAGGATGCATTGCAGTTATTGGTATCTTTTCTTGATTCTGATATCAGGATGGAAGTTTTAATGCTGATGCAGAAACTGGCTCAGAATCCAAGCTGTAGATCCAGCATTATGGCACCTGGTGTTGTGGCTCCAATTATAAAATCTTTAGATTCAGAAGACACCGGGTTACTTGAACTATCTCTGAAAATTCTTCTTGATTTATCAGCTGATGAGGATGTAAAATCTTCTATTCTATCCTCTGGATGCGTAACAACTCTCGCTTCATTTCTGACGGATGGAAGACTAGCACATCTTTGCTTAAAGATCATCCAGAacataagtcaccatgaagagggTGCAACTACGGTAGTCAAAGCCAAAGCCTGTCTTGCTGCGATTGTAGAACTGCTTGATACTGGCAGCAAAGAAGAACAAGAGCATGCAGTGGATATCCTCTATGCCATATGTTCTAAGAGTTACGAAAATTGTCTGCTGGTCATGGACGAGGGGGTGATTCCAGCTCTTGTTGATATTAATGTTAATGGGAATGTCAAGGGCCAGGAGATTGCTACAAGGCTGCTCCATCTTCTGAGAGACGTCAGGCGTAGCGATCGTTTTGTCAATTCATATATCAAGCCTGAATCCATACCTGAACCAACAGCGAACGTTGTCCAACATTCTGCGGACAGAGTGCCGCTTTCTAGATCTCTTGGTGTACTTGGGAAGAAACTAAGATTCTTCTCAAAATCAGGGTCCTCGACTCCTTGTTAA